The nucleotide window CGAAATCAAGGACCCCATCGCCCGCCAGACGGCCGTCACCGGCCGCACCAACGGTCAGCCCACGGCCACCATCCCCGTGACGGTGGACCAGGCGCTGCTGACGCTGGGCCAGCGCAAGTACAACATCGTCTGCTCGCAGTGCCACGGCGTGCTCGGCGACGGCAACAGCGTGGTGGCGGAGAACATGGCCCTGCGCCTGCCTCCGTCGCTGCTGGAGCTGGAGACCAAGCCGGCGGGCCACTTCTACACGGCCATCAACGAGGGCTACGGCGTGATGCCGTCCTTCTCCGGCGAGCTCGACGTGCGTGAGCGCTGGGCCGTGGTCGCCTACGTGCGAGCGCTTCAAGAAGCCCGCAACATCCGGACGGCCGGTCAGCAGCCCGTCCCGCAGGAGAACCGATGAGCCCCGCAGCCGAAGCCTCCGTTCCCCTCGAGCGTTACACCGGCACGCCGAAGTACATGGTGCCGGCGTTCGGCATGGGCGTCCTGGGCATCCTGGCCACCCTGGCCATCTTCTTCGCCACCGACGCGAAGGGCATCGCCGCCCACAGCTACCTGCTCGCCTTCACCTACTGGGTGGGCATCAGCGTGGCGTTCATCATCATGATCGCCATCTTCCACACGGCCAAGGCCAAGTGGCTCATCCTGCTGCGCCGCACGATGGAGACGGGCGCGTCCACCATCCCCGTCTTCGTGGCGCTCATCATCCCGCTGGTCTTCATGGCGGGCTACCTGTACCCCTGGTGGCCGGGCTCGCCGCTGGCCGCGAGCATCACCGGCCTGGAAGCCGAGCACCTGTCGCACAAGATCCACTGGTACCTGCGCCCGGACCTCATGGGCATCCGTCACGTCATCTACTTCGCGGTGTGGATCTTCGCCGCGTGGAAGCTGCGCAAGCTGAGCGTGCAGCAGGACACCGAGGGCGGCCTGGACTTCACCCGGCGGCTGCGCCGCTTCTCCCCGGGCATGCTCCCCCCCCTGGCGCTGACCATCACCTTCGCGTCCTTCGACTGGCTGATGAGCCTGACGCCGCTGTGGCAGTCCACCATCTTCGGCGTGTACTACTTCGCGGGCAGCTTCCTGTCGGCCTTCTGCATCCTGACCATCGTCGCGACGTACGCCCGGGGCCAGGGCCTGTTCGGCAACCTGGTGACGACGGCCCACTTCCACAACCTGGGCAAGCTGATGCTGGCCTTCACGGCGTTCTGGGCCTACATCGCCTTCTCCCAGTTCATGCTGGTGTGGATCGCCAACATCCCGGAAGAGGCGCCCTGGTACGGTGTGCGCATCTTCGGCGCCTGGAAGCCGTCGTCCATCGCCCTGTTCTTCCTGCACTTCGTGCTGCCGTTCTTCACGCTGCTGTCGCGAAATCTGAAGCTGCAGCCCCGCAAGCTGTCGCTGGTGGCCTTCTACCTGCTGGCGGTCCACGCGTTCGACCTGTACTGGCTCATCTGGCCGGCGCTGACGGGCACGGACGGACCGTCGATGCTGGCCAACCCGATCAGCATCATCACGCTCGTCACCTCGTTCGTGGGCGTGGGCGGCATCGCGGTGGGCTTCGCGCTGAAGAACGCGAGCAACGGCTACACGATGCCGGTGAAGGACCCCTACATCGCGGAGTCCCTGAGGTACGTGCAGCCATGAAGAAGACCCAGGTTGAGCTCGAGTCGCGCGTCATCGTCGGCGCCCACGGTGTGGCCGCCGAGGAAGACCACATCGTCATGAGCAAGGTGGTGGGCATCGGCGTCGGCTCGCTCGTCATCTTCGCGGTGGGCATCGTCTGGGCCTACGCCATCCAGGTGCGGACCATGAAGGAGGCCCAGCCGGACGGCCCTCCTCCGATTCCCGCGGCCATGGGGCAGTACGAGGTGGGCATCGTCAACCAGCGCCTGTTCGAGCAGGACTGGCACGCCGAGGAGAAGATCGGCGGCCAGCAGCAGGCGCTCAAGGCCGGCTGGGGTGACCAGCCGGGTGTCAAGGCCCATCCGTCCCTGGACGAGGCCATGAAGACGGTCATCACGAAGCAGAACGCCCCGCCCCCGCCCGCCCCGGCGCCGGCCCCCGAGCAGCCCCAGGAGCCGACCCCGGCTCCTCGGCAGTAGCTTCCGCCGCCAGCATCACGTAAGAGCCGCTCGCGATGATGTCCCTCTTCTCCCACATCCCCCAGTGCGCCCCCCGCCTGGGGATGCTCGTCGCGGTGGCCCTGGTGCTGGGCACGGCGACCCCGGCCCCGGCGATGCCGGGCGGTGGCAAGACGCCCCGCTCCATCGTCGAGGCCCAGCAGGACGCCCCGCCCCAGCTGAAGGGCGTGGACGTGGAGGAGCACCTGGGTGACCCGGTGCCTCCCCTCACCCGCTTCCTGGACTCGAATGGCCAGGAGGTGACGCTGGGGACGGTGCTGCCCAAGACGCTGCCCACGCTGCTGACGCTCGTCTATTACAACTGCCCCATGCTCTGTAACCTGGTGCTCAACGCCCAGGTGAAGACGATGCGGGAGCTGGGTCTGGAGCTGGGCCGCGACTACGAGGCGGTCACCATCAGCGTGGACCCCGAGGACACCCCGGCGATGAGCAGCGAGCGCCGGCGCAAGCACCTGCAATCCATGGGCAAGCCCGAGAGCGCGCCCTGGCACTTCCTCACCGGGACGGACGCGGAGATCCGCCGCCTCGCGGACGCGGTGGGCTTCAAGTACACGTACGACGAGAGCACCAAGCAGTACGCCCACCCCGCGGTGGTGATGGTGCTCACGCCGGAAGGGACGCTGTCGCGGTACCTGTACGGGACGGACTTCCCTCCCAAGGACATGAAGCTGGCGTTGCTGGAGGCGGCCGGTGGCCGCGTGGGTACCAGCTTCGACCGCGTGGTGATGTCCTGCTTCAAGTATGACACCGCCACCCGGCGGTACGGCTTCTACATCTTCGGGTTCATCCGCCTGGGCGCACTGGCCGTCTTCTTCGCCCTGGCGACGATGCTGATCTATTTCTGGAGGCGCGAGCTGAAGAAAGGCGCGGCGGCATGAGCGAGCTTCTCAACAACCTTCTGTTCCTCCCGGAGAGCGCGTCCACGTTCGCGGAACGGGTCGACCTGTTGCACCACTTCGTCGTGGGAACGACGATGGTGATGTCCACGGGCGTCGGCCTCGCGGCGCTGTTCATGTTCTTCCGGTACCGCCGGCGGCTCCCCGCCCAGGCGACGGAGTACGTCGTCCCCACGCTGAAGACGGAGTTCCTCTTCGTCTCCGTGCCGCTGGTGTTCTTCCTGGCCTGGTTCGGTATCGGCTTCCGGGACTTCACCTGGGTCACCACGCCGCCCAAGGACGCGATGGACGTCTACGTCATGGGCAAGCAGTGGATGTGGAAGTTCTCCTATCCGGAGGGCCCCAACGGCGTGAACGTGATGCACGTCCCCGCCAACCGTCCCGTGCGCCTGCTCATCACGTCCCGCGACGTGCTGCACTCGTTCTACGTGCCGGCCTTCCGCATCAAGATGGACGCGCTGCCGGGTCGCTACACGCAGATCTGGTTCGAGGCGACCAAGCCTGGCACGTACCAGGTGCTCTGCACCGAGTACTGCGGCCTGTCGCACTCGAAGATGCTGGCCGAGGTCGTCGTGCTCCCCGAGGAGGAGTACGAGGACTGGATCAAGGAGCAGCGCCGCGGCCGGCTGCAGGACCGTCAGGACGCGCTCGCGGACACCTCGCTGGTGCCGCCGGTCGCCCGGATGGTCGAGCAGGGCCAGGTCCTGGCCGGCACGCAGGGCTGCCTCAAGTGCCACTCGGTGGACGGCTCGGCGCACATCGGCCCCACCTTCCTCGGCATGTATGACCGCGTGGAGAAGCTCGACGACGGTCAGGACATCCGGGTGGATGAGGCCTACATCACCCAGTCGATGATGGACCCGGGAGCCCACCTGGTGGCGGGCTACCAGAACGTGATGCCGACGTACCAGGGCAAGCTGCAGGGCCCCGAGACGGCCGCCATCGTCGAATACATCAAGTCGCTTCGCACTCCGAACGTCCGCGAGGGCGCCTCCGAGGGACCCGCCTATGACCCCATCCAGTAGCATCGATACGGCGGGGGCCGCCCCGCACGACGAGCACCACGACCACCACCCGAGCTATCTGGTGGACGGCACCACCATCAAGAGCTGGCTCTTGACGGTGGACCACAAGCGCATCGGCCTGATGTTCCTGTTCTGGGTCCTGCTCTTCTTCCTCGTGGGCGGCATCTTCGCGCTGCTCATCCGGGTGGAGCTGCTCACGCCGGGCCCGACCATCATGGACGCGATGACGTACAACCGTACGTTCACGCTCCACGGCCTGGTCATGATCTTCCTGTTCATGATTCCGGCGATTCCGGCCGTCTTCGGCAACTTCATGCTGCCGCTGATGCTGGGCGCCAAGGACGTGGCCTTCCCGCGGCTGAACCTGGCCTCGCTCTACATCTACCTGGCGGGCGCGGTGCTGGCGCTGTGGGGCATGCTCAACGGCGGCCTGGACACGGGCTGGACGTTCTACACGCCGTACAGCACGCACACGACGACGACGGTGGCGCCCGTGCTGTTCGGCGCGTTCATCATCGGCTTCAGCTCCATCGCCACGGGCATCAACTTCATCGTCACCTGCCACACCATGCGGGCGCCGGGCATCACCTGGTTCAAGATGCCGCTGTTCGTGTGGGCCATCTACGCGACGAGCTGCATCCAGGTGCTCGCGACGCCGGTCATCGGCCTGTTGCTGGTCCTGGTGACGGTGGAGAACCTGTTCAGCTTCGGCATGTTCGACCCGGCGCGCGGCGGCGACCCGGTGCTCTTCCAGCACCTGTTCTGGTTCTACAGCCACCCGGCCGTGTACATCATGGTGCTGCCGGCGTTCGGCGTGATGAGCGAGATCGTCAGCACGTACAGCCGCAAGAACATCTTCGGCTACCGCGCGGTGGCGTACTCGTCGCTGGGCATCGCCTTCGTGGGCTTCTTCGCCTGGGGCCACCACATGTTCGTGTCCGGCCAGTCGACGTTCGACGCCGGCGTGTTCGGTGTGCTGACCATGCTGGTGGGTGTGTTCACCGCCATCAAGGTCTTCAACTGGGTGGGCACCGTCTACAAGGGCGCGGTCGACTTCAAGACGCCCTTCGCCTACTTCTGCGGCTTCCTGTTCTTCACCGTGTTCGGTGGCATGACGGGCATCGCGCTGGGCACGGTGTCGCTGGACGTGGCGTGGCACGACACCTACTTCGTCGTGGCGCACTTCCACTTCATCATGGTGGGCGCGACCATCATGGCCTTCCTGGCCGCCCTGCACTACTGGTTCCCGAAGATGTTCGGGCGCACGTACCACGAGGGATGGGGCCTGGTGTCCGCGGCGCTCATCATCCTGGGGTTCAACGCCACGTTCATCCCCCAGTTCCTGCTGGGCAACAACGGCATGCCGCGCCGGTACTATGACTACCCGGAGCGCTTCCAGGCGCTGAACGTCGCCTCCACCGCGGGCGCGACGCTGCTGGCCTTCGGGTTCATCATCATCGCCATGTACTTGGCGTACGCGCTCGTGTACGGCAAGGCCGCTGGCAAGAACCCGTGGCGCAGCAAGGGCTACGAGTGGCTGAGCGAGTCTCCTCCGCCGACGCACAACTTCGTGGGGCCTCAGCCGACGTTCCCCGAGGAGCCCCACTTCTACGTCGACCCGAAGAAGGCCGAGGTTCCCGATGCAGTCTAGCGCTCACACCGCCGACGGCGCGGCCAACACGCCGCGCCTGGCGATGCACTTCGCGTCGCTCGAGGTGCAGAACCACGCCGCCCGTCTGGGGATGTGGCTGTTCCTGGCGACGGAAATCCTGCTCTTCGCCGGCCTCTTCGTCTGCTACGGCTGCTACCGCTTCCTGTTCCCGGAGGCGTGGGCGGCGGGCAGCCGCAGCCTGGACCTGACGATGGGCACGGTGAACACCGTGGTCCTCATCACGTCCTCGCTGACGGCGGCGCTCGCGGTGCACCACGCGAAGCACGGCGAGAACAAGAAGGTGGGCGTGATGCTGGCGCTCACCCTCCTGATGGCCGTGGCCTTCCTCGTCATCAAGTACTTCGAGTACAGCCACAAGTTCCACGTCGGGACGCTGCCGGGCCGCTACTACAGCTACCCGGACATCCAGCTGCCGGGCATCTCGCTGTACTTCACGGTCTACTTCTGCTCGACGGCGCTGCACGGTCTCCACGTCCTCATCGGCATGGGCGTGCTGACGGTGGCGATGATTCGCGCCTTCCGGAAGGGCGACTTCGGTCCGAAGAACTACACGATGGTCGAGCTGGGCAGCATGTACTGGCACCTCGTCGACCTGGTGTGGATCTTCCTGTTCCCCATGCTGTACCTGGTCTGAGGGCGACACCACCATGGCCATCGCCAACGAATCCCATCAGGAAGAGAAGAACATGAACGAGCACCACGGAGCGGGCCGCTACTGGCTCATCTGGGGTGTCCTCCTGGTGCTGACGGTCGTCACCGTCGTCACCGGCCGCATGCACCTGCCGTCCTTCGGCCTGCTGCTCGCCATCGTCATCGCGACGGTGAAGGGCACGCTGGTGACGCTGTACTTCATGCACCTCGCGGAGCACCAGGGCGTCAACCGGCTCATCTTCGCCGTGTCCATCGTCTTCGTGATTCTCGCGCTCGTCATCCCGATGGCGGACCTGGGCACGCGCTTCCGCGGCGCCAACCCGCCGGGCTCGCAGTACAGCGACCTTCAGCCGCCGGACATCGGCACGGGTGCGCAGCGCGGCCGCTTCGGCGGCGGCATCCGCTCGACGGACCTGAAGGACTCGCCGCCTCCCGCGCCGAGCCACTGACGTCTCTGACGGGGGCACTCACCCGCCCCCTTCGAATCACCCCGCGGCGCCGAGGACCTTCCTTCGGCGCCGCGTTGCTTTTGAGGGCTACAGCGCGACCTGGAAGTTGAAGGCCAGCGCGGTGTCCGTGGCCACCTTGCCCTCGGGCGGCTCGCTGTCGTGCTTCACCAGGAAGCTGACGCCCAGCGAGAGCGCCTCCGTCAGGTTCACCGCCAGCTGCGTCTGGCTGTTCACCAGCACGCGCGAGTCGCCGATGACGCTCAAGAGCACCTCGGCGTCCTCCTTGAAGAGCACGTCCTTGGTGATGCCGTAGCGGAAGGCCACACCGAAGCGGGGGCCGCCGATGTCCACGTCCGGCAGGTCCAGGCGCGAGGGGTAGTACTGGAAGCGCGTCTCGCGCGCGTAGCGGAAGGCGAGGTCCGTGCGCAGGTAGGACTCGCGCTCGTCCTTCTTCTTCTCGTCCCACCACAGCACGCCCAGACCGCCTTCGCCGATGGTCCGCGACTCCACGCTCTTGACGTGGTCCGTCTCGGCGCCCGTCAGCAGGTAGCCGCTGAGCATCTGCGTGAAGCGGCGGTCTCCGCGCAGCTCCAGGCCCGCGTTGAGGGCGACGAGCTGCGACTCCTGCTCCTCCCCGGACACCTCG belongs to Myxococcus fulvus and includes:
- the coxB gene encoding cytochrome c oxidase subunit II, translated to MSELLNNLLFLPESASTFAERVDLLHHFVVGTTMVMSTGVGLAALFMFFRYRRRLPAQATEYVVPTLKTEFLFVSVPLVFFLAWFGIGFRDFTWVTTPPKDAMDVYVMGKQWMWKFSYPEGPNGVNVMHVPANRPVRLLITSRDVLHSFYVPAFRIKMDALPGRYTQIWFEATKPGTYQVLCTEYCGLSHSKMLAEVVVLPEEEYEDWIKEQRRGRLQDRQDALADTSLVPPVARMVEQGQVLAGTQGCLKCHSVDGSAHIGPTFLGMYDRVEKLDDGQDIRVDEAYITQSMMDPGAHLVAGYQNVMPTYQGKLQGPETAAIVEYIKSLRTPNVREGASEGPAYDPIQ
- a CDS encoding SCO family protein, which encodes MMSLFSHIPQCAPRLGMLVAVALVLGTATPAPAMPGGGKTPRSIVEAQQDAPPQLKGVDVEEHLGDPVPPLTRFLDSNGQEVTLGTVLPKTLPTLLTLVYYNCPMLCNLVLNAQVKTMRELGLELGRDYEAVTISVDPEDTPAMSSERRRKHLQSMGKPESAPWHFLTGTDAEIRRLADAVGFKYTYDESTKQYAHPAVVMVLTPEGTLSRYLYGTDFPPKDMKLALLEAAGGRVGTSFDRVVMSCFKYDTATRRYGFYIFGFIRLGALAVFFALATMLIYFWRRELKKGAAA
- a CDS encoding cytochrome c oxidase subunit 3 family protein, with the translated sequence MQSSAHTADGAANTPRLAMHFASLEVQNHAARLGMWLFLATEILLFAGLFVCYGCYRFLFPEAWAAGSRSLDLTMGTVNTVVLITSSLTAALAVHHAKHGENKKVGVMLALTLLMAVAFLVIKYFEYSHKFHVGTLPGRYYSYPDIQLPGISLYFTVYFCSTALHGLHVLIGMGVLTVAMIRAFRKGDFGPKNYTMVELGSMYWHLVDLVWIFLFPMLYLV
- a CDS encoding c-type cytochrome — encoded protein: MRWLIPAAGLVALSGCDVPSEFLQRMEHQAKYEYYEASDFWADGRAMRQPPANTIPRERFASVSEIKDPIARQTAVTGRTNGQPTATIPVTVDQALLTLGQRKYNIVCSQCHGVLGDGNSVVAENMALRLPPSLLELETKPAGHFYTAINEGYGVMPSFSGELDVRERWAVVAYVRALQEARNIRTAGQQPVPQENR
- a CDS encoding cytochrome C oxidase subunit IV family protein: MAIANESHQEEKNMNEHHGAGRYWLIWGVLLVLTVVTVVTGRMHLPSFGLLLAIVIATVKGTLVTLYFMHLAEHQGVNRLIFAVSIVFVILALVIPMADLGTRFRGANPPGSQYSDLQPPDIGTGAQRGRFGGGIRSTDLKDSPPPAPSH
- a CDS encoding DUF481 domain-containing protein; its protein translation is MLSAALLIATSLQAQTPAPTPAAQEPAAPVAAAQATTPEERAAVAAERAAAAAERAAEASVRAAEAAERAASVIAGTPADPAAAAAAAADEKKKKEEWDITLGLGLISLTGNASTLTFSGLASAQRTTEHWIFGIRGYGNYGRSRPPEVSGEEQESQLVALNAGLELRGDRRFTQMLSGYLLTGAETDHVKSVESRTIGEGGLGVLWWDEKKKDERESYLRTDLAFRYARETRFQYYPSRLDLPDVDIGGPRFGVAFRYGITKDVLFKEDAEVLLSVIGDSRVLVNSQTQLAVNLTEALSLGVSFLVKHDSEPPEGKVATDTALAFNFQVAL
- the ctaD gene encoding cytochrome c oxidase subunit I, whose protein sequence is MTPSSSIDTAGAAPHDEHHDHHPSYLVDGTTIKSWLLTVDHKRIGLMFLFWVLLFFLVGGIFALLIRVELLTPGPTIMDAMTYNRTFTLHGLVMIFLFMIPAIPAVFGNFMLPLMLGAKDVAFPRLNLASLYIYLAGAVLALWGMLNGGLDTGWTFYTPYSTHTTTTVAPVLFGAFIIGFSSIATGINFIVTCHTMRAPGITWFKMPLFVWAIYATSCIQVLATPVIGLLLVLVTVENLFSFGMFDPARGGDPVLFQHLFWFYSHPAVYIMVLPAFGVMSEIVSTYSRKNIFGYRAVAYSSLGIAFVGFFAWGHHMFVSGQSTFDAGVFGVLTMLVGVFTAIKVFNWVGTVYKGAVDFKTPFAYFCGFLFFTVFGGMTGIALGTVSLDVAWHDTYFVVAHFHFIMVGATIMAFLAALHYWFPKMFGRTYHEGWGLVSAALIILGFNATFIPQFLLGNNGMPRRYYDYPERFQALNVASTAGATLLAFGFIIIAMYLAYALVYGKAAGKNPWRSKGYEWLSESPPPTHNFVGPQPTFPEEPHFYVDPKKAEVPDAV